From Acinetobacter sp. ASP199, the proteins below share one genomic window:
- a CDS encoding glycerate kinase, giving the protein MHTFVLAPDSFKESMSAEQACQAMQRGILHVFPDARCIAVPMADGGEGTVDALLRSLNGLRITCKVTGPLMTQQVSTYFALVDQGATAVIEMAKANGIHLLENSQRNPMLTSTYGTGEMIKQALDLGVEKIIIGLGGSVTNDGGAGMAQALGVQFINASGELVQVCGGDLDQIDRIDLSQLDSRLKNIEILIASDVNNPLCGPNGASAIFGPQKGATPEMVRQLDHNLSHFADLVEASLGISVRDTAGAGAAGGLGFSLMAFMGAKLQSGVELIIEQSRLTEKIAQADYVLTGEGKIDSQTALGKTPFGVAQVAKQFNKPVIAFAGLVGEGIESLYQAGFSQIVGINPPGYSLEEALKNAEVNLEKAVVRTVKNIQEQNI; this is encoded by the coding sequence ATGCATACTTTTGTCCTGGCACCCGACTCCTTTAAAGAAAGTATGTCAGCCGAGCAAGCATGTCAGGCCATGCAACGTGGTATTTTGCATGTCTTTCCTGATGCGCGCTGTATTGCTGTGCCTATGGCAGATGGTGGTGAGGGAACAGTAGATGCCTTGCTGCGCTCCTTAAATGGTCTACGTATTACCTGTAAGGTGACAGGACCTTTAATGACTCAGCAAGTTTCGACTTATTTTGCTTTAGTCGATCAAGGCGCTACAGCAGTGATTGAAATGGCCAAAGCCAATGGTATTCATCTGTTGGAAAACTCTCAACGCAATCCAATGCTCACCTCGACCTATGGCACAGGAGAGATGATCAAACAGGCATTAGATCTTGGTGTTGAAAAAATCATTATTGGACTTGGTGGTAGTGTTACCAATGATGGCGGTGCGGGTATGGCGCAGGCACTGGGTGTGCAGTTTATCAATGCATCAGGTGAATTGGTTCAAGTCTGTGGAGGTGATTTAGATCAGATAGACCGAATTGATCTTTCTCAGTTGGATTCCCGTTTAAAAAATATCGAAATCCTGATAGCGTCTGATGTTAATAATCCGCTGTGTGGGCCGAATGGCGCTTCGGCAATCTTTGGGCCGCAGAAGGGAGCTACACCGGAAATGGTGCGGCAACTGGATCATAATCTTAGTCATTTTGCTGATCTGGTCGAAGCAAGCTTAGGTATTTCTGTGAGAGATACCGCAGGTGCTGGGGCAGCAGGTGGCTTGGGTTTTAGTCTTATGGCATTTATGGGTGCCAAATTACAATCCGGTGTGGAATTGATTATCGAGCAAAGCCGATTGACAGAAAAAATTGCGCAGGCGGATTATGTGCTGACTGGTGAAGGCAAAATTGATAGTCAGACGGCCTTAGGCAAAACGCCGTTTGGCGTTGCTCAGGTCGCAAAGCAATTTAATAAACCTGTGATTGCTTTTGCAGGTCTGGTCGGTGAGGGGATTGAGTCACTGTATCAGGCTGGATTTAGCCAGATTGTGGGAATTAATCCACCGGGGTATTCATTAGAAGAAGCATTAAAAAATGCGGAAGTGAATCTGGAAAAAGCAGTTGTTCGAACTGTCAAAAATATTCAAGAACAGAATATTTAG
- a CDS encoding DUF6586 family protein, producing MTRVARYHADRTNQKLYFARLACQQAEQTDHVQQAQAHREAAVFHLHGAVLAFLQELVRYYRLNDLSPTLKSIEEQMAAKGQISPEVTVMQQLSKSGFIAELKRAYRLCQYTPEPNVPEPEDETSSKLIIKVTQTPQAWLPDTAILREWHRDLTQLIDGFRNEMVEF from the coding sequence ATGACTCGTGTTGCTCGCTATCATGCGGACCGTACCAATCAGAAACTTTATTTCGCCCGCCTTGCCTGTCAGCAAGCAGAGCAAACCGATCATGTCCAGCAGGCTCAGGCACATCGTGAAGCAGCAGTCTTTCATTTGCATGGTGCAGTCTTGGCTTTTTTGCAGGAACTGGTGCGTTACTATCGTTTAAATGATCTGAGTCCGACCTTGAAGTCGATTGAAGAGCAGATGGCTGCGAAAGGGCAGATCTCTCCTGAAGTGACCGTAATGCAGCAATTGTCTAAGAGTGGTTTTATCGCTGAGCTGAAGCGTGCTTATCGCCTCTGTCAGTATACACCTGAGCCGAATGTGCCAGAACCTGAAGATGAAACATCTTCCAAACTGATTATTAAAGTCACGCAAACCCCTCAAGCCTGGTTGCCGGATACTGCCATCCTGCGCGAATGGCATCGAGACCTGACACAATTGATCGATGGTTTTCGCAATGAGATGGTGGAATTTTAA
- the topA gene encoding type I DNA topoisomerase, giving the protein MANAPRSTSKSSTAKSPDAGSKRALVIVESPAKAKTINKYLGSNYIVKSSVGHVRDLPTGGSAKSTEKKPATRTKLTEAEKAEKSQQALINRMGVDPEHDWKAKYEVLPGKEHVVAELKKLASQVDEVYLATDLDREGEAIAWHLKEVIGGDDSRYQRVVFNEITKNAIQEAFKHPTRLDTNKVNAQQARRFLDRVVGFMISPLLWEKIARGLSAGRVQSVAVKLVVEREREIRAFIPEEYWQVFADTKAKKDDIRLEAVKQNGKTLKLHNKAETDALLNLIKDAEYKVMSREDKPTKVNPSAPYITSTLQQAASTRLGFSVKKTMMLAQRLYEAGFITYMRTDSTFLSDDAVTMVRGHIESEFGEKYLPAKPNRYGNKAGAQEAHEAIRPSTVGLKGDSLVGVERDAQRLYDLIWRQFVACQMTSAEYLSSTILVDANGVELKAKGRTLVFDGFTKVRGANKADDDILLPAVKVGEVLKLEKLDPSQHFTKPPARFTEASLVKELEKRGIGRPSTYAAIISTIQDRGYVKLDNRRLFAEKMGEIVTDRLDESFNNLMNYAFTADLEGQLDKVADGERNWKELLDSFYGDFKKRLTNAQGESGMRRNQPVEVNAVHCKECDRPMQIRTGTTGVFLGCSGYNLPPKERCKGTLNLTPVESLAALSDDDAAETADLMSKKRCPICSTAMDSYVIDGGRKLHVCGNNPDCAGFELEEGEFKIKGYDGPTIPCDKCDGEMQLKTGRFGPYFACTSCDNTRKVLKNGQPAPPRVDPIKMEHLRSTKHDDFFVLRDGAAGLFLAASKFPKVRETRAPKVAELRTVAEQLDPKYQFILQAPDVDPEGNPTLVKFSRKNQSQYIGSETPEGKQTKWSLVYQDGKWVEA; this is encoded by the coding sequence ATGGCGAACGCTCCTCGGTCCACATCAAAAAGCAGCACAGCGAAGTCTCCCGACGCTGGAAGTAAGCGTGCCTTAGTGATTGTGGAGTCGCCTGCAAAAGCGAAAACAATCAACAAATACCTCGGTTCGAACTACATTGTGAAATCATCGGTTGGTCACGTGCGTGATTTGCCGACTGGCGGCTCTGCCAAAAGCACAGAGAAAAAACCAGCAACGCGAACCAAGCTGACTGAAGCAGAAAAAGCGGAAAAATCACAGCAGGCGTTGATTAACCGTATGGGGGTAGATCCAGAACACGACTGGAAAGCCAAATACGAAGTCCTACCCGGCAAAGAACATGTGGTTGCTGAACTGAAAAAACTGGCATCGCAAGTCGATGAAGTCTATCTGGCAACGGATTTGGACCGTGAAGGGGAAGCAATTGCTTGGCACTTGAAAGAAGTGATCGGCGGTGATGATTCGCGCTACCAGCGTGTGGTCTTCAACGAAATTACCAAAAATGCCATTCAGGAAGCCTTCAAGCATCCAACCCGTCTGGATACCAATAAGGTGAATGCTCAACAGGCACGCCGTTTCCTGGATCGTGTAGTCGGCTTTATGATCTCGCCACTGCTGTGGGAAAAAATTGCCCGTGGTCTGTCTGCAGGCCGTGTGCAATCTGTTGCAGTAAAACTAGTCGTAGAACGTGAACGTGAAATCCGTGCCTTTATTCCTGAAGAATACTGGCAAGTATTCGCTGATACCAAAGCGAAAAAAGATGACATTCGCCTGGAAGCAGTCAAGCAAAATGGCAAAACCTTAAAGCTGCACAATAAAGCTGAAACTGATGCTTTGTTGAATCTGATTAAAGATGCCGAATACAAGGTGATGAGCCGTGAGGATAAACCGACCAAGGTCAATCCAAGCGCGCCATATATCACCTCGACCTTGCAACAGGCAGCCAGCACCCGTTTAGGTTTCTCGGTAAAGAAAACCATGATGCTGGCACAGCGTCTGTATGAAGCAGGCTTCATTACTTATATGCGTACTGACTCCACCTTCTTGAGTGATGATGCGGTCACTATGGTACGTGGTCACATCGAATCTGAATTCGGTGAAAAATACCTACCTGCCAAGCCAAACCGTTATGGCAATAAAGCCGGTGCACAAGAAGCCCACGAAGCGATTCGTCCTTCAACCGTTGGCTTAAAAGGCGATAGCCTGGTCGGTGTGGAACGTGACGCACAGCGTCTATATGATCTGATCTGGCGTCAGTTTGTTGCCTGCCAGATGACATCTGCTGAATATTTATCTTCTACCATCCTGGTTGATGCCAATGGTGTGGAGCTGAAAGCCAAAGGCCGTACTCTGGTCTTTGATGGTTTCACCAAAGTTCGTGGTGCCAACAAAGCAGATGACGATATTTTGTTGCCAGCAGTCAAAGTGGGTGAAGTGCTGAAACTTGAGAAACTTGATCCTTCTCAACATTTCACTAAACCACCTGCACGCTTCACTGAAGCATCATTGGTAAAAGAGCTTGAAAAACGTGGCATTGGCCGTCCTTCGACCTATGCAGCGATTATTTCGACCATTCAAGACCGTGGTTATGTGAAACTGGATAACCGCCGTCTGTTTGCTGAAAAAATGGGTGAAATCGTTACCGATCGTCTGGATGAAAGTTTCAACAACCTGATGAATTATGCCTTTACTGCAGATCTTGAGGGTCAGCTGGATAAGGTGGCGGATGGTGAACGTAACTGGAAAGAGCTATTAGATAGTTTCTACGGTGACTTTAAGAAGCGTTTAACCAATGCGCAGGGTGAGAGCGGTATGCGCCGTAATCAGCCAGTAGAAGTCAATGCTGTGCACTGTAAAGAATGCGACCGTCCGATGCAGATCCGTACCGGAACAACAGGTGTATTCTTGGGTTGTTCAGGTTATAACCTGCCGCCTAAAGAGCGTTGTAAAGGTACACTGAACCTGACCCCAGTTGAGTCTTTGGCTGCATTGTCTGACGATGATGCTGCTGAAACGGCTGATCTGATGTCGAAAAAACGTTGTCCGATCTGCTCAACTGCAATGGACAGCTACGTCATTGATGGTGGTCGTAAACTGCATGTCTGTGGTAACAACCCGGACTGTGCCGGTTTTGAACTGGAAGAAGGTGAGTTCAAGATTAAGGGTTATGATGGCCCAACCATCCCATGTGACAAATGTGATGGTGAAATGCAGTTGAAGACTGGCCGTTTTGGTCCGTACTTTGCCTGCACCAGCTGTGACAATACCCGTAAAGTCCTGAAAAATGGTCAGCCTGCGCCACCGCGTGTTGATCCAATCAAGATGGAACACTTACGCTCAACCAAGCATGATGACTTCTTTGTTCTACGTGATGGTGCAGCAGGTCTGTTCCTGGCAGCGAGTAAATTCCCTAAAGTACGTGAAACCCGTGCGCCGAAGGTGGCGGAACTACGTACTGTTGCAGAGCAGCTGGATCCGAAATATCAGTTTATTTTGCAGGCGCCAGATGTAGATCCTGAAGGGAATCCAACTCTGGTGAAATTCAGCCGTAAAAACCAGTCGCAATATATTGGTTCAGAAACACCTGAAGGTAAGCAGACCAAATGGTCTCTGGTTTACCAGGACGGAAAATGGGTTGAAGCCTAA
- a CDS encoding cation:proton antiporter, with protein MPHDVDLIILLAVGFGLALAFGYIAARLRLPPLIGYLIAGILISPNTPGVVGDIQLANQLAELGVMFLMFGVGMHFSLNDLMQVRRIALPGAILQIAVATLLGIGVSMLWGWSFGSALVFGLSLSCASTVVLLKALGDRGLLESINGKIAVGWLLVEDLVMVLALVLLPATAVLLGGQALEGSSDENIWLTLGITLLKVAGFIAFMLIVGKRLIPMIMQVVARLGSRELFTLTVVAAAVSIAFGAYKVFGVSMALGAFFAGMVVKESDFSHRAEEETLPLREIFSILFFVAVGMLFDPRILIEEPLHVLAVVGIIMIGKTIAAIALVLFFRYPINTALTVGASLAQIGEFSFILAALGVSLNLLSLEGQNLILAGALISITLNSFIFSAIEPVQKWIRERSNLARLLERSGDPLAMLPDEVSQDYLRDQVVIVGHGEVGRRITTSLMEQNIKVVIAEENREIVEKLRTKGIAAVSGVATEPGVLIQAHIQHARLLVISPMDILDIHKIVDIAKTLNPEIQVLVCAESKEEAEVIRRDNIGAVYYAKEEMAKNMSRHILHQIQIAHQNPSHH; from the coding sequence GTGCCACATGACGTAGATCTCATTATATTACTGGCTGTAGGCTTTGGACTGGCGCTGGCATTTGGCTATATCGCTGCACGCTTGCGTTTACCTCCTTTGATCGGATATCTGATCGCGGGGATTCTGATTAGCCCCAATACCCCTGGGGTGGTCGGTGATATCCAGCTCGCCAACCAGCTGGCCGAATTAGGCGTCATGTTCCTGATGTTTGGTGTCGGGATGCACTTTTCCTTAAATGACCTGATGCAGGTAAGGCGTATTGCCCTGCCTGGCGCGATCCTGCAAATTGCAGTGGCTACCCTGCTTGGAATTGGTGTCTCCATGCTCTGGGGCTGGAGTTTTGGTTCTGCGCTTGTCTTTGGTCTAAGCCTCTCCTGTGCCAGTACTGTCGTACTCCTGAAAGCGCTGGGAGATCGTGGTCTGCTCGAATCCATTAACGGCAAGATTGCCGTGGGCTGGCTGCTGGTTGAAGATCTGGTCATGGTATTGGCACTGGTGCTACTTCCTGCAACCGCAGTTTTACTCGGTGGTCAGGCACTAGAAGGCAGCAGTGATGAGAATATCTGGCTCACCTTGGGCATTACCCTACTCAAGGTCGCAGGCTTTATTGCCTTTATGCTGATTGTTGGTAAACGCCTGATACCAATGATCATGCAGGTTGTTGCACGTCTAGGTTCACGTGAACTGTTCACTTTAACCGTTGTTGCTGCTGCTGTATCGATTGCCTTTGGCGCCTACAAAGTCTTTGGTGTCTCGATGGCACTGGGTGCGTTCTTTGCGGGTATGGTCGTGAAAGAATCCGACTTCAGCCATCGTGCAGAAGAAGAAACCCTGCCACTACGTGAAATTTTCTCGATTCTATTCTTCGTAGCTGTGGGCATGCTGTTCGATCCACGTATTTTGATCGAAGAGCCGCTGCATGTATTGGCCGTGGTCGGCATTATTATGATTGGTAAGACCATCGCTGCGATAGCACTGGTACTATTCTTCCGCTATCCAATCAATACAGCGCTGACAGTGGGCGCTTCACTGGCACAGATTGGTGAATTTTCGTTTATTCTTGCTGCACTTGGCGTATCGCTAAATCTGCTCTCCCTGGAAGGACAAAACCTGATTCTGGCGGGTGCCTTGATTTCGATTACCCTGAACTCCTTTATTTTCTCTGCCATCGAACCCGTACAGAAATGGATTCGCGAACGTTCCAACCTGGCGCGCTTACTGGAGCGCAGTGGTGACCCACTGGCCATGCTACCTGATGAAGTGTCCCAGGACTACCTGCGCGATCAGGTCGTGATTGTCGGCCATGGTGAAGTGGGACGTCGCATCACGACTTCCTTGATGGAACAGAACATCAAAGTTGTGATTGCTGAAGAAAACCGGGAGATTGTTGAAAAATTGCGTACCAAAGGCATTGCTGCGGTGTCCGGTGTAGCGACTGAACCAGGCGTACTCATTCAGGCGCATATCCAGCATGCACGTCTGCTGGTCATTTCCCCAATGGATATTCTGGACATTCATAAAATCGTGGATATTGCCAAGACCCTAAATCCTGAAATTCAGGTCCTGGTCTGTGCCGAAAGTAAGGAAGAAGCTGAAGTCATCCGCCGTGATAATATCGGTGCGGTGTACTATGCTAAAGAAGAAATGGCGAAGAATATGAGCCGTCATATCCTGCATCAGATTCAGATTGCCCATCAGAATCCCTCACATCATTAA
- a CDS encoding ammonium transporter, translated as MENTGIWVAVVIIVFVLGSIFGLRVSPREKALGMMREKARKMGLHPRLVVAPDWTKVPMATEKRASMVAYYSVLIPDARMPLMRARVVDQKLELVQGDDKFKDFPIALKGIYAIDMQANCVGLYWDEEADLKAAQLDDIKALLHSLAEL; from the coding sequence ATGGAAAATACAGGAATCTGGGTTGCTGTCGTCATCATTGTATTTGTACTGGGATCTATTTTTGGTCTGCGTGTCAGCCCAAGAGAAAAAGCCCTAGGGATGATGCGTGAGAAAGCCCGCAAGATGGGATTGCACCCACGTCTGGTCGTGGCTCCTGACTGGACGAAAGTGCCGATGGCCACTGAAAAGCGTGCCAGTATGGTGGCTTATTATAGTGTGCTGATTCCAGACGCACGCATGCCGCTGATGCGTGCCCGTGTAGTAGATCAAAAGCTTGAGCTGGTACAAGGTGATGACAAATTTAAAGATTTTCCCATTGCATTAAAAGGCATTTATGCTATTGATATGCAGGCAAACTGTGTTGGACTGTATTGGGATGAAGAAGCTGATCTAAAAGCAGCCCAGCTCGATGACATCAAGGCACTATTACATTCCTTGGCTGAACTTTAA
- a CDS encoding NYN domain-containing protein, translated as MGIQTKKFAVLIDADNSSINAISSVLEEVAKYGIASVKRVYGDWSSETLKKWRDVLLPHAITPVQQFAYTKGKDATDMILIIDAMDLLYAGALDGFCIVSSDSDFTPLASRIRENGLTVYGFGKKATPEAFKKACDKFIYIENLLVDSEIKNNEDSEETDLIDKKVSEITKTNGQKTISAQKEIQLPEGMDRATLNLIYKAVKDNADENGWANLSMVGQYISAVKPDFDSRNYGRAKLSGLIKTLNLFETKIEMSQMFLRKIKKQSA; from the coding sequence GTGGGTATTCAGACAAAAAAATTTGCGGTGCTCATTGATGCGGATAATTCATCGATTAATGCAATCTCATCAGTATTAGAAGAAGTTGCTAAATACGGTATTGCCAGTGTTAAACGTGTTTATGGGGATTGGAGCAGTGAAACGTTAAAAAAATGGCGCGATGTTTTACTTCCACATGCGATTACTCCTGTACAGCAATTTGCCTATACCAAAGGTAAAGACGCAACAGACATGATCTTAATTATTGATGCTATGGATTTACTTTATGCAGGTGCATTAGATGGGTTCTGTATAGTATCTAGCGATAGCGATTTCACGCCTTTAGCTTCACGTATTCGTGAAAATGGTCTTACTGTCTATGGTTTTGGTAAAAAAGCTACACCCGAAGCATTTAAGAAAGCTTGTGACAAGTTCATTTATATTGAGAACTTACTTGTAGATAGCGAAATTAAAAATAATGAGGATAGTGAAGAAACAGACCTAATAGATAAAAAAGTTTCGGAGATTACCAAGACAAATGGACAAAAAACTATATCTGCCCAAAAGGAAATTCAGTTACCTGAAGGGATGGATCGAGCTACGCTTAATTTAATTTATAAAGCTGTAAAAGATAATGCGGATGAAAACGGTTGGGCGAATTTAAGTATGGTTGGGCAATATATAAGTGCGGTAAAACCTGATTTTGACTCTCGAAATTATGGTCGTGCCAAACTTTCAGGTTTAATTAAAACTTTAAATCTTTTTGAAACTAAAATTGAAATGAGCCAGATGTTTCTCAGAAAAATAAAAAAACAGAGTGCTTAA
- a CDS encoding RNA-binding protein, producing MKILVRNLERTVTEAELLELFKQYGTVDTCTLVLDAETGKSKGFAFVEMPHGREAVKAIKGLNTLRLHGTGIRVKQAEEKPQA from the coding sequence ATGAAAATTTTAGTTCGTAACTTGGAACGTACTGTGACAGAGGCTGAGTTACTGGAATTGTTCAAGCAATATGGCACAGTAGATACTTGTACTCTGGTGCTGGATGCTGAAACTGGTAAATCTAAAGGCTTCGCTTTTGTAGAAATGCCGCATGGCCGTGAAGCAGTTAAAGCGATCAAAGGTCTAAATACTTTACGTTTACATGGCACAGGCATTCGTGTCAAACAGGCTGAAGAAAAGCCACAGGCGTAA
- a CDS encoding ATP-dependent helicase, which translates to MSLAALIDELNPQQKQAATTDAKHSLVLAGAGCGKTKTIVARAAYLIDQGVPANQIQILTFTRRAASEIVARVELALGEQAKGLRASTFHTFCMYLLRRIPKAFGLEQFSIIDRDDQLMMFRLIRGRDDKKNPNHLPKPQELCDLYSFARNTRQKLSLALEKQMPEYLALKDQIADIMKEYEARKKARSFLDYDDILAVVASALAQSEGLVEYVSSICRHMLVDEMQDTNPLQWALLEPLKDHISLFCVGDDAQSIYGFRGADFENIHHFKERVPDAQIFKLEKNYRSTQEILDLSNWLLDQSEIKYDKRLDAHRGEGIKPKMHIFPNEFDEAKWIAIDIKERHYLQGSKWSDHMVLVRSSFAARHIEAACIAANVPYRFIGGMKLLETAHVKDLLSLLRVVANPLDDIAWMRFLTLWNGVGDVGASKLSQQLLAEPEMDIIADKLEKFGKIPLESILIMKQMAVLKTEVEACVTLAIQAIESQLAENYKKDWNRRQGDFELVKQLASKHAQLSEFLEEYVLDPVSISEIERQSDPDVVTLITIHSAKGTEQKVCYVANVTPGQYPHTRAQGDFDDVEEERRVLYVALTRAQNELILTKQNLNHWARETVDEQGRKVESYFMNDLTRHLCTTETHYKPRQQTVKSALIERQSINLDFGIDLD; encoded by the coding sequence ATGAGTTTAGCCGCCCTAATTGATGAACTGAACCCCCAACAAAAGCAAGCTGCGACGACTGATGCCAAGCATAGTCTGGTCCTGGCTGGGGCAGGTTGTGGCAAAACTAAAACCATCGTGGCACGAGCAGCTTATCTGATCGATCAGGGTGTGCCCGCCAATCAGATTCAGATTTTGACTTTTACCCGCCGTGCAGCCAGTGAAATTGTCGCACGTGTGGAACTGGCTTTGGGTGAACAGGCCAAAGGTCTACGTGCATCAACTTTCCATACCTTCTGTATGTATTTATTGCGCCGGATTCCCAAAGCATTTGGACTGGAGCAGTTTTCGATTATTGACCGTGATGATCAGCTGATGATGTTTCGCCTGATCCGTGGTCGTGATGACAAGAAAAATCCCAATCATTTGCCCAAGCCGCAGGAACTGTGTGATCTGTATTCCTTCGCACGAAATACCCGTCAGAAACTCAGTTTGGCTTTGGAAAAACAGATGCCGGAATATCTGGCGCTGAAAGACCAGATTGCTGACATCATGAAAGAATACGAGGCACGTAAAAAGGCACGTAGTTTCCTGGATTATGACGATATCCTTGCAGTCGTTGCTAGTGCATTGGCGCAGTCTGAAGGTCTGGTCGAATATGTATCTTCAATTTGTCGACACATGCTGGTCGATGAAATGCAGGACACCAATCCACTCCAATGGGCTTTGCTAGAACCACTCAAAGATCATATCAGTCTGTTCTGTGTTGGAGATGATGCACAGTCAATTTATGGCTTCCGTGGTGCGGACTTTGAAAATATTCACCATTTCAAAGAGCGTGTGCCTGATGCACAGATTTTTAAACTGGAAAAAAATTACCGCTCGACTCAGGAAATTCTAGACCTGTCCAACTGGCTGCTGGATCAATCCGAAATTAAATATGACAAGCGGCTGGATGCACATCGGGGTGAAGGCATCAAGCCAAAAATGCATATCTTCCCGAACGAGTTTGATGAAGCCAAATGGATCGCCATCGATATCAAAGAGCGTCATTACTTACAAGGCAGTAAATGGTCTGATCATATGGTGCTGGTGCGTTCCAGTTTTGCGGCACGCCATATTGAAGCAGCCTGTATTGCTGCCAATGTGCCGTATCGTTTTATCGGTGGGATGAAGCTCTTAGAAACTGCACATGTCAAAGACTTGCTGAGTTTGTTACGCGTAGTTGCCAATCCGCTGGATGATATTGCCTGGATGCGTTTCCTGACGCTGTGGAATGGCGTGGGTGATGTCGGTGCCAGCAAACTGTCACAACAACTCCTGGCAGAGCCTGAGATGGACATCATTGCAGACAAGCTGGAAAAATTTGGCAAGATTCCATTGGAATCCATTCTGATCATGAAGCAGATGGCTGTGCTAAAAACAGAAGTTGAAGCCTGCGTCACTCTGGCCATTCAAGCCATTGAAAGCCAGCTTGCTGAAAACTATAAAAAAGACTGGAATCGCCGTCAGGGTGATTTTGAACTGGTCAAGCAGCTTGCATCCAAACATGCCCAGCTGAGTGAGTTCCTGGAAGAATATGTACTCGATCCAGTATCGATTTCTGAAATTGAAAGACAGTCAGATCCTGATGTAGTGACCTTAATCACTATCCACTCTGCCAAAGGGACAGAGCAGAAAGTGTGTTATGTGGCGAATGTGACACCGGGACAGTATCCTCATACGCGAGCACAGGGTGATTTTGATGATGTCGAAGAAGAACGTCGGGTACTCTATGTGGCACTCACCCGTGCGCAGAATGAACTGATCCTGACCAAACAAAACCTGAATCACTGGGCACGTGAAACAGTGGATGAGCAAGGCCGTAAAGTAGAGAGTTATTTTATGAATGATCTGACTCGCCATTTGTGTACGACAGAAACCCATTACAAGCCCCGTCAGCAAACCGTGAAAAGTGCCTTAATTGAGCGCCAGTCGATTAATTTAGATTTTGGCATTGATCTCGATTAA